Proteins from a single region of Azospira inquinata:
- a CDS encoding DNA topoisomerase III, producing MGKKLIIAEKPSVAADIARALGGFTKQDDFYESDAYVLSSAVGHLLELAAPEEFEVKRGKWSFANLPVIPPHFDLKPIAKTESRLKLLTRLIKRKEVDSLINACDAGREGELIFNYIARHAKTTKPVQRLWLQSMTPGAIREGFVRLRQGEAMQGLADAAMCRSESDWLVGINGTRAMTAFNSKSGGFHLTTVGRVQTPTLSLVVARERKIREFKAHPYWEVEATFGAAAGEYLGKWFDTGFKGKAEDEHARADRVWDEAKANALQAKCQGKPGTVTEEAKPSTQLSPLLYDLTSLQREANSRFGFSAKSTLGLAQALYEKHKVLTYPRTDARALPEDYLATVRTTLEMLKGDNGAKGTESFVADRYGVFAGQILKGGWVVPNKRIFNNAKISDHFAIIPTTQAPKHLSEPEQKLYDMVVKRFLAVFFPAAEHLVTTRITQVEGESFKTEGKVLVKAGWLAVYGRDNQTGEEGNLVPVAPKETVTAQEVAVTAHETKPPARYSEATLLSAMEGAGKMVDDEELRAAMGGRGLGTPATRAQIIEGLINEQYIHRDGRELIPTAKAFSLMTLLNGLGVAELTSPELTGEWEWQLARIERGELTRHDFMDEIADMTRRIVERAKSYDSDTIPGDFGELTTPCPKCGGKIRETYKKFQCSDCDYGLWKIVAGRQFEPGEIETLLTQGQVGPLTGFRNKMGRPFNAIIKLNDKKEPEFDFGQDKGDEAGAEPVDFSDQQSLGICPKCGAPVYEHGMAYVCEKSVGPAKTCNFRSGKIILQQPVEREQMEKLLTTGRTDLLKNFVSARTHRKFSAFLVRAQDGKVGFEFEKREPKAGAKKAPAKTTGKKPAAKKTADTTE from the coding sequence ATGGGCAAAAAGTTGATCATTGCCGAAAAGCCTTCCGTCGCCGCGGACATTGCCCGCGCTTTGGGCGGCTTCACCAAACAGGACGACTTCTACGAAAGCGACGCCTATGTGCTTTCGTCGGCGGTCGGCCACCTGCTGGAACTGGCGGCGCCGGAGGAATTCGAGGTCAAGCGAGGCAAATGGTCCTTCGCTAACCTGCCGGTAATTCCCCCCCATTTTGACCTGAAGCCCATTGCCAAGACCGAGTCACGCCTCAAGTTGCTGACCCGGCTGATAAAGCGCAAAGAGGTAGACAGCCTCATCAACGCCTGTGACGCGGGACGGGAAGGGGAACTGATCTTCAACTACATCGCCCGGCACGCCAAGACCACCAAGCCGGTACAACGGCTATGGCTGCAATCCATGACCCCGGGCGCTATCCGGGAAGGCTTTGTCCGCCTGCGTCAGGGCGAAGCAATGCAAGGCCTGGCGGACGCCGCCATGTGCCGTTCCGAATCCGACTGGCTGGTGGGTATCAACGGCACCCGGGCCATGACCGCTTTCAATTCCAAGAGCGGCGGCTTTCACCTGACCACCGTGGGCCGGGTGCAAACTCCCACCCTGTCTCTGGTGGTGGCTCGGGAGCGGAAAATCCGGGAATTCAAGGCCCATCCCTATTGGGAAGTGGAAGCCACCTTCGGTGCCGCTGCTGGAGAATATCTGGGCAAATGGTTCGATACGGGCTTCAAGGGCAAGGCCGAGGATGAACACGCCCGGGCCGACCGGGTCTGGGATGAAGCCAAGGCCAACGCCCTCCAGGCCAAGTGCCAGGGCAAGCCGGGCACGGTGACGGAGGAAGCCAAGCCTTCCACCCAGCTTTCCCCCCTGCTCTATGACCTAACCAGCCTGCAACGGGAAGCTAACAGCCGCTTCGGCTTTTCCGCCAAGTCCACCCTGGGCCTGGCCCAGGCGCTGTACGAAAAGCACAAGGTACTCACCTATCCCCGGACCGATGCCCGGGCCCTGCCGGAAGACTATCTGGCCACGGTGCGCACCACCCTGGAAATGCTCAAGGGAGACAACGGAGCCAAGGGGACGGAAAGCTTCGTCGCCGACCGCTACGGTGTCTTTGCTGGCCAGATTCTGAAGGGCGGTTGGGTGGTCCCCAACAAGCGCATTTTCAACAACGCCAAGATTTCTGATCACTTTGCCATCATCCCCACCACCCAGGCCCCCAAACACCTGTCCGAGCCGGAGCAAAAGCTTTACGACATGGTGGTCAAGCGCTTCCTGGCCGTGTTTTTCCCGGCGGCGGAACACCTGGTCACCACCCGGATCACCCAGGTGGAAGGGGAATCCTTCAAGACCGAAGGCAAAGTTCTGGTAAAAGCAGGCTGGCTGGCCGTTTATGGTCGGGATAACCAAACCGGTGAGGAAGGCAATCTGGTCCCCGTGGCCCCCAAAGAAACGGTAACCGCCCAAGAAGTGGCGGTCACGGCGCATGAAACCAAACCCCCTGCCCGCTATTCGGAAGCCACCCTGCTGTCCGCCATGGAAGGGGCGGGCAAGATGGTGGATGACGAAGAACTCCGGGCCGCCATGGGTGGCCGAGGTTTGGGTACCCCAGCCACCCGGGCCCAGATTATCGAAGGCCTGATTAACGAACAGTACATCCACCGGGACGGCCGGGAACTTATCCCCACGGCCAAAGCTTTCTCCCTCATGACCCTGCTCAACGGCCTAGGTGTGGCGGAACTCACCTCTCCCGAACTGACGGGGGAATGGGAATGGCAGCTGGCCCGCATTGAGCGGGGCGAACTTACCCGCCATGATTTCATGGATGAAATCGCCGATATGACCCGGCGCATCGTGGAGCGGGCCAAGAGCTACGACAGCGACACCATTCCCGGGGATTTCGGCGAACTGACCACCCCTTGCCCCAAGTGCGGCGGCAAGATTCGGGAAACCTACAAGAAATTCCAATGTTCCGACTGCGACTACGGCCTCTGGAAAATTGTCGCAGGCCGCCAGTTTGAGCCCGGGGAAATCGAAACCCTGCTCACCCAGGGCCAGGTGGGGCCCCTCACCGGCTTCCGCAACAAAATGGGCCGGCCCTTCAACGCCATTATCAAACTGAATGACAAGAAGGAACCGGAGTTCGATTTCGGCCAGGACAAGGGGGACGAAGCCGGGGCAGAACCGGTGGATTTCTCCGACCAGCAGTCCCTGGGGATTTGCCCCAAATGCGGGGCGCCGGTGTACGAACACGGCATGGCCTATGTCTGTGAAAAGTCCGTGGGCCCGGCCAAGACCTGCAATTTCCGCTCCGGAAAAATCATTCTCCAGCAGCCGGTGGAACGGGAGCAGATGGAGAAACTGCTCACCACCGGCCGTACCGATCTCTTGAAAAACTTTGTCTCCGCCCGCACCCACCGGAAGTTCTCCGCTTTCCTGGTCCGGGCTCAAGACGGCAAAGTGGGCTTCGAGTTCGA
- a CDS encoding LysM peptidoglycan-binding domain-containing protein, with protein MFRTPFPAPGTRWGTRLARIIATLAFSVAVTQAQAVQGDVTLADGAPDHYVVVKGDTLWGIAGKFIKEPWRWPEIWHLNKGTIHNPNRIYPGDMVLLVRGADGRLQLKVAHPYKGNRSGTVKLEPKEYTEKEADEIPAIPPKDIEPYLTRPLVVDNKSMDDSGRIVAPQENRVNLGAGDKAYVTNVRSDGENWEIYRPGKALVDPDTKEVLGYEAFHLGTARLVRPGDPALMEITTAVQEISKFDRMLPAEKPPLLDYIPHKPDNFVEGRILSVYGGVSTGGRGSVVTLSKGAREGLEVGHVLAIYSDSKSFVQRNEQDKKETVYIPAERYGLVFVFRVFDKVSYGLVMEAEHPLAISDQVKTP; from the coding sequence ATGTTTCGGACCCCGTTCCCAGCTCCAGGTACCCGGTGGGGCACCCGCCTTGCCCGCATTATAGCCACCCTGGCGTTCAGCGTCGCCGTCACCCAGGCCCAGGCCGTCCAAGGGGACGTGACCTTGGCGGACGGCGCACCGGATCACTACGTGGTAGTGAAGGGAGATACCCTCTGGGGAATCGCCGGAAAATTCATCAAGGAACCCTGGCGCTGGCCAGAAATCTGGCACCTCAACAAAGGCACCATACACAATCCCAACCGCATTTACCCGGGGGACATGGTGTTGCTGGTCCGGGGCGCAGACGGCCGCCTCCAGCTCAAGGTCGCCCATCCCTATAAGGGCAACCGCTCCGGCACCGTAAAGCTGGAACCCAAGGAATATACGGAAAAGGAAGCGGACGAAATTCCCGCCATTCCCCCCAAGGACATCGAGCCCTACCTGACCCGTCCCCTGGTGGTGGATAACAAATCCATGGATGACTCGGGCCGTATCGTGGCGCCCCAAGAAAACCGGGTCAATCTGGGCGCTGGGGACAAGGCCTATGTGACCAATGTGCGCAGCGACGGGGAAAACTGGGAAATCTACCGCCCGGGCAAGGCCCTGGTAGATCCGGATACCAAGGAAGTGCTGGGCTACGAAGCTTTCCACCTGGGCACTGCCCGGCTGGTCCGGCCCGGCGACCCGGCCCTCATGGAAATCACCACCGCCGTTCAGGAAATCAGCAAATTCGACCGCATGCTGCCGGCGGAAAAGCCCCCCCTGCTGGATTACATTCCCCACAAGCCTGACAACTTTGTGGAAGGCCGCATTCTCTCGGTCTACGGGGGCGTCAGCACTGGCGGCCGGGGCTCCGTGGTTACCCTCAGCAAGGGCGCCCGGGAAGGGCTGGAAGTTGGCCATGTGCTGGCCATCTATAGCGATTCCAAGAGCTTCGTCCAACGTAATGAGCAGGACAAAAAGGAAACGGTCTACATTCCTGCGGAACGCTACGGTCTAGTCTTCGTCTTCCGGGTTTTCGACAAGGTCTCTTACGGACTGGTCATGGAAGCCGAGCACCCCCTAGCGATCAGCGATCAGGTCAAAACCCCCTGA
- a CDS encoding DUF494 family protein: MFDILVYLFENYYEFSSRPEPEVLTRKLTAAGFTEEEITEALGWLAGLKAEGAVRAFPQADPQAIRFYNEEELHKLGSDCRGFLQFLQNAGVLSSELRELVIDRALALAEEPVDLSRFKVIVLMVLWSREKDLDTLIVEELLSDADPDLLH; the protein is encoded by the coding sequence ATGTTTGACATTCTTGTTTACCTGTTCGAAAACTACTACGAATTCAGTTCCCGCCCAGAACCCGAAGTTCTGACCCGCAAACTCACCGCCGCCGGATTCACCGAAGAAGAAATCACCGAAGCCCTGGGCTGGTTGGCTGGCCTCAAGGCAGAAGGGGCCGTGCGCGCCTTTCCCCAGGCCGATCCCCAGGCCATCCGCTTCTACAATGAAGAAGAGCTGCACAAACTGGGCAGCGACTGTCGGGGCTTTCTCCAGTTCCTGCAAAATGCGGGGGTACTGAGCTCTGAACTGCGGGAACTGGTCATCGACCGGGCCCTGGCCTTGGCGGAAGAGCCGGTGGATCTATCCCGCTTCAAGGTCATTGTGCTCATGGTGTTGTGGAGCCGGGAAAAGGACCTGGATACCCTGATCGTGGAAGAGCTCCTCTCCGACGCCGACCCGGATCTGCTCCACTAG
- the def gene encoding peptide deformylase translates to MALLPILRYPDVRLKKVAAPVEKFDDDIRTLAGNMAETMYEAPGVGLAATQVDVHKQLIVIDVSETKDQLLVLINPQILDEQGLILGEEGCLSVPGIYDKVERAEKVTVRFQDLSGKTQTLKAEGLLAVCIQHEIDHLKGKVFVEYLSMLKQNRIKTKLAKQSRITA, encoded by the coding sequence ATGGCTTTACTTCCCATTTTGCGCTATCCGGATGTCCGCTTGAAAAAGGTGGCGGCGCCGGTGGAAAAATTTGACGATGACATCCGTACCCTGGCCGGAAATATGGCGGAAACCATGTACGAGGCACCTGGGGTGGGCTTGGCTGCGACCCAGGTGGATGTGCATAAGCAATTGATTGTCATCGATGTTTCTGAAACAAAGGATCAGTTGCTGGTGCTGATCAATCCCCAGATTCTGGATGAGCAAGGTCTGATTCTGGGGGAAGAAGGCTGTCTTTCCGTCCCCGGTATCTACGACAAGGTGGAACGGGCCGAAAAGGTGACTGTGCGCTTCCAGGATTTGAGCGGCAAAACCCAAACCCTGAAGGCGGAGGGTTTGCTGGCGGTGTGTATTCAGCATGAAATCGACCACCTGAAAGGCAAGGTATTTGTGGAATACCTGTCCATGCTCAAGCAGAACCGCATCAAGACCAAGCTGGCCAAGCAATCCCGCATTACGGCCTGA
- the dprA gene encoding DNA-processing protein DprA, whose product MQDREALAAWLRLTLIPGVGPQTQRQLLGQFGLPHTLFATPRSTLRQHVGNKADLLLDTDNQEGVDQALAWAEQPGNHLVTLADAAYPRLLLQTEDPPSLLYVKGRLDLLNTPALAVVGSRNASPQGEQDARAFAATLARQGLTIVSGMALGIDAAAHRGALAENGNTIAVIGTGIDRIYPARNRDLALALAEKGALISEFPLGTPAVAHNFPRRNRIIAGLSLGCLVVEGAVESGSLITARLTGEQGKEVFAIPGSIHSPLSKGCHRLIKQGAKLVECAQDVLEELKLTVPPPPSDPEPDIPSPPQEPSSAFPEEAPVLAALGFDPVSLDTLVQRTGLTADALYAILVRMELAGEVASLPGGRFQRLTAT is encoded by the coding sequence ATGCAAGATCGGGAAGCCCTGGCCGCCTGGCTACGCCTGACCCTGATCCCCGGGGTCGGGCCCCAGACCCAGCGCCAGTTGCTGGGCCAATTCGGCCTTCCCCACACCCTGTTCGCCACCCCCCGCAGCACCCTGCGCCAACATGTAGGTAACAAGGCCGACCTGCTCCTGGATACGGACAATCAGGAAGGGGTGGATCAGGCCCTGGCCTGGGCCGAGCAACCGGGTAATCACCTGGTCACCCTGGCGGACGCCGCCTATCCCCGCCTGCTGCTGCAAACGGAAGATCCACCCAGCCTGCTCTACGTCAAAGGCCGTCTGGACCTCCTCAATACCCCGGCCCTGGCCGTGGTGGGCAGCCGCAACGCCAGCCCCCAGGGAGAACAGGATGCCCGGGCCTTTGCCGCCACCCTGGCCCGCCAGGGGCTCACCATCGTCAGCGGCATGGCCCTGGGCATTGATGCGGCGGCCCACCGAGGAGCCCTGGCCGAAAACGGCAACACCATCGCGGTCATCGGCACGGGCATCGACCGTATTTACCCGGCCCGTAACCGGGATCTGGCCCTTGCCTTGGCGGAAAAGGGCGCCCTGATTTCCGAATTTCCCCTGGGCACCCCTGCAGTAGCCCACAATTTCCCCCGCCGTAACCGCATCATCGCGGGCCTGTCCCTGGGCTGTCTGGTGGTGGAAGGGGCGGTGGAAAGCGGCTCCCTCATTACGGCCCGTCTTACCGGTGAACAGGGCAAAGAAGTTTTCGCCATTCCCGGCTCCATCCATTCCCCCCTTTCCAAGGGCTGCCACCGGCTCATTAAGCAGGGCGCCAAACTGGTGGAGTGCGCCCAGGATGTGCTGGAAGAGTTAAAACTCACCGTGCCGCCTCCCCCCTCCGATCCGGAACCGGATATTCCCTCCCCGCCCCAGGAGCCATCCTCCGCCTTCCCTGAAGAGGCGCCGGTACTGGCGGCCCTGGGCTTTGACCCGGTTTCCCTGGATACCTTGGTGCAGCGCACCGGCTTGACGGCGGATGCGCTATACGCCATCCTCGTGCGCATGGAGTTGGCCGGAGAGGTGGCCAGCTTGCCCGGTGGACGCTTCCAGCGTCTCACTGCCACCTGA
- the fmt gene encoding methionyl-tRNA formyltransferase yields the protein MKIVFAGTPDFAATALAALYQAGHQISLVLSQPDRPAGRGMSLQASPVKRLALEHGTEVFQPLNLKDEEAQARLRREAPDVMVVAAYGLLLPQAVLDIPRLGCLNIHASLLPRWRGAAPIHRAILAGDRESGVCIMAMEAGLDTGPVLLRRAEPILETDTTALLHDRLAVLGGELIVEALAGLEAGKLVAQPQEEAGAVYAAKLSKGEAPLDWRQSAEVLSRQVRAFNPFPGATANLGGNVLKIWNGVAEAGEGNPGQVLEVTRQGIRVACGQGTLVIRELQKAGGKRLPVAQFLAGHPVQVGQQFSVSVA from the coding sequence ATGAAGATTGTTTTTGCCGGTACCCCGGATTTCGCCGCTACGGCTCTGGCCGCCCTTTACCAAGCTGGCCACCAGATTTCCCTGGTGCTCAGTCAGCCGGACCGGCCCGCTGGACGGGGAATGAGTCTCCAGGCGTCACCGGTAAAGCGTCTGGCCTTGGAACACGGCACGGAAGTATTCCAGCCCCTTAATCTCAAGGACGAAGAGGCCCAGGCCCGGCTGCGCCGGGAAGCCCCGGACGTGATGGTGGTGGCCGCCTATGGTTTGTTGCTACCCCAGGCGGTGCTGGATATCCCCCGGTTGGGTTGCCTCAATATCCACGCTTCCCTGTTGCCCCGTTGGCGAGGCGCGGCCCCTATCCACCGGGCCATCCTGGCTGGTGATCGGGAAAGCGGTGTCTGTATTATGGCTATGGAAGCTGGTCTGGATACGGGGCCCGTTTTGTTGCGCCGGGCCGAGCCCATTCTGGAGACGGATACCACTGCCCTGCTCCATGATCGTCTGGCGGTTTTGGGGGGCGAGTTAATCGTGGAAGCCCTGGCTGGTCTGGAAGCCGGTAAGTTGGTTGCCCAGCCCCAAGAAGAAGCTGGAGCTGTTTATGCGGCCAAACTGAGTAAGGGGGAAGCTCCCCTGGACTGGCGCCAGTCCGCCGAAGTCCTGAGCCGTCAGGTGCGGGCCTTTAATCCCTTTCCCGGTGCTACGGCTAACCTGGGCGGCAATGTGCTGAAAATCTGGAATGGGGTAGCGGAAGCCGGCGAGGGGAATCCGGGCCAGGTATTGGAAGTAACCCGCCAGGGCATTCGGGTGGCCTGTGGTCAGGGGACTCTGGTCATTCGGGAGCTGCAGAAGGCGGGAGGTAAGCGTCTTCCTGTTGCCCAGTTTTTGGCGGGACATCCGGTGCAGGTGGGGCAGCAGTTCTCTGTATCGGTAGCTTAG